From the genome of Streptococcus marmotae, one region includes:
- a CDS encoding class II D-tagatose-bisphosphate aldolase non-catalytic subunit, with translation MSKLSIKSVVEGLLALQSRGESATLLGIGPMSRNCVQATLELSKEDDYPVMFIASRNQVDLDELGGGYVNGWNQFTFAKAVEEVAEEIGYDNLYYLCRDHGGPWQRDKERNDHLPVEEAMRLGQQSYVGDIEAGFDLLMIDPTKDPFEVGKVIPLEVVLERTVDLIAFCEEERKKRQLPEIGYEVGTEETNGGLTSTETYETFIQQLQKELGKRQLPMPTFIVGQTGTLTRKTEQVGHFNFQNAYDLAQMAKKYGVGLKEHNGDYLDDVTLLEHIPSAITATNVAPQYGTEETRAYLNLGKVEEKLVAQGLIAEPSTIRQTLLLHAIKSERWRKWMIGEQKDLTVEQILESGNQELQEEILDIAGHYTFNDAEVKEQIDKLYANLAVYHIDGKRYVIDHIKRPIRDYAECYNLKGVTSRIRELQK, from the coding sequence ATGTCGAAATTATCTATAAAATCAGTAGTAGAAGGTTTATTAGCTTTACAAAGTAGAGGAGAATCCGCTACCTTGTTGGGAATTGGTCCAATGTCTAGGAACTGTGTTCAAGCAACTCTAGAGCTATCAAAAGAAGATGATTATCCAGTTATGTTCATTGCGAGTCGGAATCAAGTTGACCTAGATGAACTTGGTGGAGGATATGTTAATGGCTGGAATCAGTTCACATTTGCCAAAGCAGTAGAAGAAGTAGCTGAAGAGATTGGTTATGATAATCTATATTATCTCTGTCGAGATCATGGAGGACCTTGGCAACGAGACAAGGAAAGAAATGACCACTTACCTGTAGAAGAAGCCATGAGATTAGGGCAACAATCCTATGTTGGTGATATTGAAGCTGGATTTGATCTACTGATGATTGATCCCACCAAAGATCCTTTTGAAGTTGGAAAGGTTATCCCACTTGAGGTTGTTTTGGAACGGACGGTTGACTTGATTGCATTTTGTGAAGAGGAACGAAAAAAACGTCAATTACCAGAAATTGGTTACGAAGTCGGTACAGAAGAAACAAATGGTGGACTTACTTCTACGGAGACGTATGAAACATTTATTCAGCAATTACAAAAAGAATTAGGAAAACGCCAGTTGCCAATGCCAACCTTTATTGTAGGTCAGACAGGAACATTGACACGTAAAACAGAACAAGTAGGCCATTTTAACTTCCAAAATGCTTATGATTTAGCGCAAATGGCTAAGAAATATGGTGTTGGGTTAAAAGAACATAACGGAGATTATTTGGATGATGTCACCTTATTGGAACATATTCCATCTGCAATCACTGCAACGAATGTAGCGCCTCAATATGGTACAGAAGAGACACGGGCTTATCTCAATCTAGGAAAAGTAGAAGAGAAATTAGTTGCGCAAGGCTTAATTGCTGAACCTTCAACCATTCGTCAAACCCTTCTTCTACATGCTATTAAAAGTGAGCGTTGGAGAAAGTGGATGATTGGAGAACAGAAAGATTTGACCGTTGAGCAAATCTTGGAGAGTGGCAATCAAGAACTGCAAGAAGAAATCCTAGATATAGCTGGTCATTATACCTTCAATGATGCTGAAGTCAAGGAACAAATTGACAAATTATACGCTAATCTAGCAGTTTATCATATTGACGGTAAACGTTATGTTATTGATCATATTAAGCGACCAATTCGAGATTACGCTGAATGTTACAATCTCAAAGGCGTAACTAGTCGAATTCGAGAGCTACAAAAATAA